Proteins co-encoded in one Actinomadura luteofluorescens genomic window:
- a CDS encoding YciI family protein, with the protein MLMLYASQRDYDEMAGKVPGGEAVWSAGELAEMQAFMEKFNRDLVESGEFVDAQGLAAPVHTRRFHMQDGEPAVTDAPYPETAEVLAGYTVIECDGFDRASQIAARLARCPGPQAVRARAYTDLRPIVEGRADLEA; encoded by the coding sequence ATGCTCATGCTGTACGCGTCACAGCGGGACTACGACGAGATGGCGGGCAAGGTGCCCGGGGGCGAGGCCGTCTGGTCCGCCGGGGAGCTGGCCGAGATGCAGGCGTTCATGGAGAAGTTCAACCGGGACCTGGTCGAGTCCGGGGAGTTCGTGGACGCCCAGGGCCTGGCCGCGCCCGTCCACACCCGCCGGTTCCACATGCAGGACGGGGAGCCGGCCGTGACCGACGCCCCCTACCCCGAGACCGCCGAGGTGCTCGCCGGATACACCGTCATCGAGTGCGACGGCTTCGACCGCGCCTCGCAGATCGCGGCGCGGCTCGCGCGGTGCCCAGGACCGCAGGCGGTGCGGGCACGGGCCTACACGGACCTGCGGCCGATCGTCGAGGGGCGCGCCGACCTGGAGGCGTGA
- a CDS encoding MarR family transcriptional regulator, producing the protein MDGVELFLLGRTLMKIGEEALPTEGIGRHSTSVRTVLIVASDVRAHPGSAVGEIATRTGLPQSAVSAAVARLRDTGAVVTEPDPDDRRRVRIRPAPRPSARVEEVRSSTVDAALAAALDTDDPRRVAEIAGLLEELARHLTPQSITRLRG; encoded by the coding sequence ATGGACGGAGTCGAGCTCTTCCTGCTGGGACGGACGCTGATGAAGATCGGCGAGGAGGCCCTGCCCACCGAGGGCATCGGCCGGCACTCCACCAGCGTGCGGACCGTCCTGATCGTCGCGAGCGACGTGCGCGCGCACCCCGGCAGCGCCGTCGGAGAGATCGCCACCCGGACCGGCCTTCCGCAGAGCGCCGTGTCGGCGGCCGTCGCCCGGCTCCGCGACACGGGCGCCGTCGTCACCGAACCCGATCCGGACGACCGCCGCCGGGTCCGCATCCGCCCCGCGCCCCGGCCCTCGGCCAGGGTGGAGGAGGTCAGGTCGAGCACCGTCGACGCCGCCCTCGCGGCAGCCCTGGACACGGACGACCCGCGACGGGTCGCCGAGATCGCCGGCCTCCTGGAGGAGCTGGCCCGGCACCTGACCCCGCAGTCGATCACCCGCCTGCGCGGCTAG